A single Macaca mulatta isolate MMU2019108-1 chromosome 11, T2T-MMU8v2.0, whole genome shotgun sequence DNA region contains:
- the LOC695018 gene encoding uncharacterized protein LOC695018 isoform X3, translating to MLLILLSVALLALSSAQNLHEDVSQEESPSLISEHQQGQPQQGGKKPQGPQSPPGNAQGPPQQGGKKPQGPPPAGKPQGPPQQGGKKPQGPPPPGKPQGPPQQGGNKPQGPPPPGKPQGPPQQGGNKPQGPPPPGKPQGPPQQGGNAQQAQPPPAGKPQGPPSAPQGGRPAGPPQGQSPQ from the exons ATGCTGTTGATTCTGCTGTCAGTGGCCCTGCTGGCCCTGAGCTCAGCTCAGAACTTACATGAAG ATGTCAGCCAGGAAGAATCTCCCTCCCTGATATCAG aaCATCAACAAGGACAACCCCAACAAGGAGGCAAGAAGCCCCAAGGTCCCCAGTCTCCTCCAGGAAATGCACAAGGACCACCCCAACAAGGAGGCAAGAAACCTCAAGGTCCCCCGCCTGCAGGAAAGCCACAAGGACCACCCCAACAAGGAGGCAAGAAACCTCAAGGTCCTCCACCTCCAGGAAAGCCACAAGGACCACCCCAACAAGGAGGCAACAAACCTCAAGGCCCCCCACCTCCAGGAAAGCCTCAAGGACCACCCCAACAAGGAGGCAACAAACCTCAAGGTCCCCCACCTCCAGGAAAGCCACAAGGACCACCCCAACAAGGAGGCAATGCCCAGCAGGCTCAGCCACCTCCTGCTGGAAAGCCCCAGGGACCACCATCCGCTCCTCAAGGGGGCAGACCCGCCGGACCTCCCCAGGGACAGTCTCCCCAGTAA